AGATCCTTTAGTGGTTGCAGCGACGTTTTCTTTGAATTGTTTGTTTCTTATGACCAGCTTCAATGTTGGTAGGCTGAGAATGATTGTTAGTATTGCGAGGATATTCCAGGCTGTGGGTGCAGATGTTGGAGAAAATAATCCGATGGCAACAGCTCCGAGCAATGATCCGATTCCGCCCCCACACATCATCAGGCCTGTCGCTTGTCTTCTCCACTGGTTTGGGATCTGTTCCAGCGCGAAGGTTGGTAGCCCTGACACAATATGGGCTGCTCCCCATCCGGATAGCAGTCTGAGGATTGTTTGACCTGTCAAATTACTAAATTGCCCTTCCATAATTATTGAAACGATGATCACGATGATTGCGAAGCGTATAGATCTAATGGATGCTTCTCTGCTTTTCATATAGGCCTGTTGAATGCAGCCAGCCAGATATCCAAACATATTGATCGCAGCGAGCTTGCCGATGTCTTCGACAGCAATCCATTGGGCTTCTGCCATCAGGCTGCCGACGATTCCAAAGTCAAACCGGACCAGGCCAAGCGCGATGGCAATTCCGAAGCATCCACCCAGTAGATCAAGTGACCAATGGTTCCAATCCAGCTTCATTGATTGCCCCTCCTTGCTCCGAAGTCTGAATTCTCAACAAATCATTGGATGTGATCAGCATTAACAGGCCAGATCTTTTGATCTGACCTGTTAGCGCCATCAAAATCCTCTTTGGTTCAATTTTATTATTGAATTCTTGTTTGCTCTGCACCCCATTTACTATCGCATTTGATTTACCCCGTTATACCTTCGCCAGGTTGGATGGCGGAGATGTGCTCCCTTGTCAGTTCGATGCAGCGTCTGATCCAGAGGCGGATGGCTGATGCGTTGATCCCTGGTCTGTTGTACTCGGCAGTCGTAGACCCGTGCTGTCCTGAAGTTGGCGCAACAAGGTGGCGATCGAGAGGTTCATTTGTCCATCACGTTCTCCGATCAGGGACACTTCCTCCACTTCGATGGGTTGCACCGTGTCGCTCAGCATCGTGAGTAGTGGCTCCAGCTTCTGCAGCAGGAACAGGCGTTTGGCGTCAGAACCTGATCGTTTCAGTGAGGTCACAAGTTCCTGCAGGCCTTCGGCCTGCGATCGCCCCTGCTCAATGATGGATGCCGCGGCGCCTTTTGCATCTGCCATCATCGTTTCGCACTCGGACTCTGCAGGTGCAATCACATCGGCTTCGAGTTGCTGCATCACTTGCTTGATCCGTTCTTCCTGCACCGGTAATTCGGCTTCGGCCCGTGCTAGTTCGGCTCCGACCTGTGCATCCACTTCGGCGATCAAAGCATCACGGCGAGTGAGCGCATCTTTGATGCGTTTCTGAGCATTGGCAGTGGCCACAGCGAGCTCTTTGTCGAGTCTCCGTAGCGAGGTGATGCGTGCATTTTCAGCTTGCTTCACGGCTGATTGAGATGTGGCTTCCGCCTCTGCAATACGTGAGTCTCGCTTGAGTTCCACCAATTGTTTACGACCAATGGAATCCAGATAGCGCACATCATCTGAGATGTTCTGGATCTGGAGAGTATCGAGGACCAGCCCCAACTTCTGTAGATCATCTTCGGCCTCCTCTAGAAGGGTCCTGGCGAACGTGATCTTGTCTTCGTTGAGTTGCTCAGGAGTCAGGCTGGCCATCACTCCGCGCAGATTTCCCTCAAGGGTTTCTTTTGCAATATGGCGAATGTCGTCCTGACTCTTGCCGATCAGACGTTCGATCGCGTTGTGGATTCCAGGTTCATCACCGGAAATTTTGATATTGGCGACTCCGGCAACGTTGAGTGGGATTCCTCCTTTGGAGTAGGCGTTCTCCACACGTAACTCGATGATCATGTTGCTGAGGTCGAGTCTCATCACTTCTTCCAGAACAGGGATGCGCAGAGCACTGCCCCCGCGCACGGTGCGATAGCCCACCTTGCGCCCGTCTCCGGTTGTTTTGCCCAAACCAGCAAAAATCAGCACCTCGCTGGGCTGACAGATGTAGTAAAGCTGACGCAGAAGCACGACAAACGCCCAAAGACCTGCGGCTCCAGTAAGACCTACTGCAAAAAACATCACTTCACTCCAGTTGAGGACAAGGTGCCGAGCAGATCGACGCCAAGGATGTCCTTGACTTGCTCGAAGAATTGACGAACCACTTTGTGGTTCAAGGCCACGAGGCTGGCCAGGCTCGATGCGTCATTTCCATCGAGCGCAGTGATGCGTTTGAGCTGAAGCTGCGCAGGTAGTCGGGTTGCTTGCTCAAGCACCATCTCGATCTGTTGCAGCAGAAAGACAAGCTCAGCTGTGCTGCCGGCATCTTTCCAGACTTGAGTGAGCATGTCGTTCACAAGGGCGCTGGCTTTGACATCCTCTGCAGTCGCTGCTGCTTGACCTCGAGCCCGTAGCTCTTGCGCTTTTTGCTGAGCTTTGGATGGGAGAACTGCTTCAGCCTTCAGACGTAGACGCTCCAGTTCTGCGCGCACTTTTTGCAATTGTTGTTCAGCTCGCGCTCTGGCTTCCTGCTCTGCGGCTTCTGTCCGCTCCTCCTCCGAGCGGGCCTGTTTTTCCATTTGGGCGACTTTGGTTCGCACGTCGTTGTTTTTTTCAATGACCACGGTGTCGGCTTCAGTGCGCACGACTTCAGCCACTTCCTCCATCTCCGCTTCAATACGCTCGGCTTGACCGATAGCCTCTGCTTCAGCGATTTCAGCATCTCGAACGATCTGGGCCACGCGCCTTCGGCTGATCGAGTTGAGGTAGTCGACGTCGTCGTAGACACTCTGGATTTTCAGGGTGTCCAGTTGTAGGCCCAGCCTGCGTAGGTCTTCGCCAACATCATCGGCGATTTGTTCAGCAAAACGTAGGCGGTCTTCATTGACCTGCTCCGGTGTTAGCTGTGCCAGCACACTGCGAAGGTTGCCTTCCAGATTTTCTTTTGCAACCTGCACGATCTCCTTGTTGTCGCGGCCGAGAAAACGTTCGATTGCGTTGTTGCGGATCTCGGGATCAGTGCTGACCTTCACATTGGCGATCGCCTGAATATTGAGAGGTGTACCGCCCTTTGAATAGGCGTTGTTCACTTCAACCAGGACTGGCAGCAAGGTTGCGTCCATGCGCCTGGCTGTCTCAAGAATGGGCTTCACAAAGGTGCAGCCGCCATTGGCAACGACCCGGTAGCCCTTGACGCCTTGGTTTCCCTGATTAGATCTTGAGCCTGTAACCACAAGCATTTCACTGGGTCTGCAGATGCGGATCATCCAGCGGCTGATCAGGGTGAGTGCAACGATCGCCACAAAGACAGCGGAACCGATTGTCACTACTGCTGCTGCAGGGTTGCTGCTTGGTTGTCGTTGGGCAAAAATCGGGACTGGTTCCGAGGCCAAACTGTTGTGCATGCATGGGATGGCGGCTGCCCCTCCCTAGCCACACCCCAATTAACTGACCATGTCCAGAGCATCCACAATCAACGTGGTGCCCTCACAACGCAGAATTACCACGCTCTGGCCTCGGTCCAAATGACCGCAGATACTGCGTGCTGCCCGTCTTACCAAGCTGCCGCGCACCGAGGTCTCTACAAAGCCCCGCTGACTTTCACTGACCGGCAAGGTCACTTTGGCTTCGAGTCCGATCAGATCTCCCGCGAGTACGACCGTATTCGCATCACGTCTTGCTAAAAATCGCAACGTCAGTGATGCGCACCACCCCAGGCTGACTCCCAATAACAGCGCGATGGGAAGGTTGAAGTGGGAGGCAGTTGTTCCTGCAAAGAGCTGTAGCAGCAGGCCGCAGAGCCCAAACCCAGCTAGTGAAAAAGACCAGAATGATGTGCTGAATAGAACAGCTGGGTTTCCACCTTCAGCGATTCCGCTTGCAGCATCACCATCAAGGATGCCGTCTGACTCACCTGCGATCGACAACGTGATCAATACTCCGCCTGCGATCAAGCAGATGAGATAGGTCCAGGTCATCACAATCGACTGGCAGAAGACTCATCATGGGCTTGTCATCAGCAGTTGTCTGCAGCTGATAGCTGATCAAAAAAGCCCCGCTGATGGCGGGGCTTTTGATTTGCGGTTGTTGGATCAGCCTTCGAGCTTGGCGGGCTTGGCGTCACCTTCCCTGAGCTCGGCGTCGATGATCATGACGGCGGCTGGGTTGTTTGCTGCGAACTTGACGCGTCCGAGCAGGTAAGCGGCTTCGTGCTCAGAGAGGCGCTGATCATCAACGATGGGATCAAGGAAGACGGAGGTGCGCCTGTCGAGATCCTGCTCAGCGGTGCTATAGAGCTGGAGTACTGAGGCGGTTACATCAGCTTCCAAGCGGAAGACATTGGCCATCACCTGTTCGACATCAGGCCATTGCTGACGAGGTGGTTCAACGGTGTCGAGAACAGGCCTCTGACCTCTAGAGATCAGGTAATCGGCGAACTTGGCGGCATGCTGCTCTTCCTGCTTGGCTTCATCGCGTAGATGCTCGGCAAAGCCGACGAGTTCGCGTTCAGCAAACCAGATGGCAGCAGCGAAATAGGCGGCTGCGGACTGACGCTCAAGGTTGAGATGAGCTTGCATGAGATCCAGCATGTCGCCGGACATGGGTTCGGCCATGGCACGGCCTGCAGGACCGACGGGAACGGCAATGGTGGCTTGAGCGGTAACTGAATTTGTCATGTCGAATCTCTTGGAGGGATGAGACAGTTCTACATCACAAAAGAGCGAAAGATAAGGGTAAAAACCGAACATTAAGGGATCAAAATATGCTTTTGAGAATCACATTCAAGAGCCGTAAATATGCATTTGAGAATCACAGTCAGGAGTGTAAATATGCTGATGAGAATCAGTTTCGTTTGCGTGAGTTGCCCGATGAGGCCTTGTCGCTGCTGAACGGGGGTCCTAGCCGCGCTTGTTCAGCGCAGTGGCTCCAGGGCGTTCGATGTGTGTTGGTCGATGCTTTGTTCGGTCGGAGCAATGTCTCCTCCCTCAGTTATTGAGCTCGAATCCTGTGGCCCGCAGAAAGTCGTTATTTCGGTAACGAGCGAAGATGCTTATGATCACCCATGCACTGAATCATTTTCGCGCGATAGAAGTTCAGTCGCTACTTGTTCGATTTTAATGGACAAGATTTGGGTATCTTTTGTGTATGCCGAATCGCTCGAATGCATGGCGCAAAGTCGAAAAGTTTGCTGATATTTATTCAGGTTGAATTAAGTGATAGAGAACACATGATCCAATTGATTCAAAGCGGTATCGCCAATCGCGGCAAGTCATTTCTTGCTTCAATCGTGTTGGCCTTATTTGTTTTTGGTGTTGTGCAGATGCTTAGTACCGCTTGAGTGCCAGCTTCTTTTGCTGGTCTGGGAACCTGGATAGGCTTTATCACGAGTCGTCTGGTTGTTTTGGGCTTGAGGTGTTGAGAAGCTGTATTGGGCTTTAACGGCTTGGCAATCCACCACTGCTAGGAGGGTGTCAGCGTGTTGAGCTACTGAATAAAAACATGCGTGTGGAGCAGATTTGATGCAGAGTTAGTGCGGTCAGCACAACCAATAGCCGTGCACGAACTTTTGTTGATTGCCCAGCTGATTGCCTCTGATGATTCAACTTTTCAAGCTTGGGTTGATAGTCGGACCCCTGAGGAGCTCTGCGAGATCTACAGAGACGGCATGATTCCTGCCAATATGCTGCCGGGCGGTCGCGCTGACACACCCTGCGGTTTCGGCAATGTCGATGACCCTATGGATTACGTTCCTCGCTGATTGATTGCTTGAGTTTTTCGTTAGCGAACTGGCGGTGCGCATCGACGCCAGCCGACCTGAACCATATGCCTCCAGGTCTCACTGGCGATCTGGTTCGATAACTTTTGCCTTGATTGAGGGACTGGTGGTTGTGGACGAACCCATGTGTATGTCCTCAACTCCACCCACTGCCCAGGAGTCATTGACGAGTCGGTCTTGAACTGCACAAGCAGTTGTTGGTCACCATTTACGAGCCAGCCTTCTCCACCAGGCTTGTTGAATGGTTCAAACGGATTTAAGCATTGGTCCAACATGAATAGAAGTCTGGCTTCGCCGGGATCTCAGCTGTCGTTGAATGTCTTCAACTCAGCACGTTTGTCATCACTCGCTGCATCCGCGATTGTGGCAAATTTCCATGGATGCTTAATCGAACCTGTTGCTGTTTCTAGCTATCAAGGGTGTGTTGCCCATGAGATATGCAAACTCTTCTGATGATCAGCCTTCTGATGATTGGCGTTGATGGGCCGGTCACACCCTCTGAACTCAGTCAAGATCTTCAGAATGGAATTTTGGCTGAGGAGCCCAGACTGAGCTCATCGGCTTGGACTGGTGGTCCAGAAGACAACATGTGGACAGGTGGTGAGCAATAGTTTCATGATGGGTTGCTTCGCCCTGCGAAATCAATCTGTCTTCCTGCCTCCTTTCACGATAGAAAGTCTTTTTTTGAATTCCCATATCTTTTTCATTTTCAATTTAATATGCTTTGGAGGCCTTGACGCCTTGATAGCTTTTTGTTTTGCGCGCTAATGGCCGCTGACAGATCTAAAAAATTTGGCTATAGATAACTTAGGGATCTTGGTGGTCAGTAATTAATAATAAATCTGATGATTTCAAAGTAAACTCTATAATTGATACAGCCAGTACACAGCCTGAGCAGACTTCCTTGTCTTGGACCCCACAAGCGATTGCGTTATCTGTACTCCTGTTTGTTGCTGCGGGGTTTTTGGAAGTCGGTGGAGGTTGGCTCGTTTGGCAAAGTGTCAGGGAAGGGAAAAATTGGGCTTATGCCGCGTTTGGAGTGATGGCATTGATTAGCTATGGATTTGTGCCTTGTTTGCAGCCCACTTCCGACTTCGGTAGGATTTATGCAATCTATGGTGGATATTTTATCGTTCTAGCATTTCTCTGGGCCAGGCAATTTGATGGCTACTTGCCGGATCTTGGTGATGTAATAGGTGTGGGGATTGCACTTCTTGGTGTTTTTGTGATTACGCTGTGGCCTCGTTAATCTCTGTCAACGTGATTCGCTATTAGTTCGAGTATTGGTTCAGCAGTAATCTTCAGTTGTTATGTTTGATTGTCGGTGATTGAGAATTCTTTTTTGACGGTTTTCATATGCTGCCTCAGATTTATGGTTCTTCTTGATGGCGTCTGGATCCCATCTGTGCACGCCATAAATCAACCATTTCTCGTGCACGTGTATGAGCGGAGAGCTCTCGGCTGCTAACACCCTTGCGGTATGTCTGGTCGAGAAGCTGATCCAGCCAATCGAGAGCCGCTTCATCAAGATGCCATTCTGTGGAGTATTGACTCATCTTTGTTCACGCTGTTGTTGTTGATGCAACATGTCATTGCTAAGAGCCTTCACTGTTTGAGCTGGCGAAGTTAGCTGCTGACCAGTTTTCATGACTCGTTGGTTTTTTATCTGTTCTGATACTCTTGAATGAGTTCTTGCACTGCTACTTCAGTTTCTCTTTTTTTGAATTCTTCGAGAGTCTCAATTTTCATTAGTTGCAAGTCAAAAAGCAGTTCGATCACTGCGCCACCATTGCACTCTTCGGACGAGTATCCTTCTGCGGAGTGAAGTGATTTCGCGAGGTAATCGCTCAATTCATTTTCCATTGCTTGATCTTTTCTGGAATTATATACTGTCCATGGGCTAATGACATTAATTGAACTCAAGAGGTGATCTGAGCTATGTATTGAGCTTATAGTTTTGTCGCATAGGGAATATGCGGCTGTATGAATATCATTGGTTTTAGCTATAATTAATCATCATAGATTTACATTCGCTTTGGTTCGAGCCTAAGAGCTGAGGGGTTGGCGCTGGTGCCGACCCCGTAAGGCTGTCTTTGACCATGGCCTTTGATTTGAGAGTCACGTCCAGTTGGAGTGACCTCTCAACTTCTCACCAGACTTTTGGCAGAAGTGACTGACCGGCCGCTACTTCGATCACGATTGCTACAACAAAGCCAAGCATCGCCAATCGACCATTCCAGGTTTCTCCATCAACCCAGGTCTGCATGCCGAAGGTCTCTTCCATTGCGCTTTTGCTATCCGCTTGTTGATTGGCCATGGTGTTTACGAAACTTCACTTATTTTTGCAAACTTGTTCGCGTGGGGGTGCTGCAAATAGCACATGGGCATGATTCGCATGGCATCAAGCCCATGTCGCAAGGGTTCAGGCGTGTTTCGATGCTGTTGTCTCGCGGCCTAGCCACTCAGAGGAGATCATCTGTTGTGAAGTTGACCTAAGAGCCTCGCTGCCAGGCCCCTAGAAATCCGCCGCTGGACGAGTAAATCGCAGATCCAGTCGAACAGTGGAATCGAATCACTGCTTGCAATCCGTTGTTCGAGTGCTCTCAGCTCAGCCACGCTTCTGCACCCTCGTAAAGCATCGATCAAGGTGTCTTCCTTGGGCTGAGCAGTCAGTACCTGTGTTGAGTTCAAGCTATGGGCCGGTATCTGCTCTTGTCATGGCATCCCTTGGGTGCTCTTGTCACTCCTTGTGCGTCAGCGCTCACCCATTGATTCACTGTCCGTAGCTTTCAGTAGGCCCAGTGCCTGCATGACTTGCAGGCGTATTCCGCCGAGTCGGCTCCATGCAAGTAAGGCTTCTTCTTTGGATTTGTAAGGGCGCCAGTCGTCTTCCTGGATGCGTCTGCGCAGGTGACTTGCCACTCTTTCGGCGACTCTGACATCGCTTGCAGCCTTTAGATGCAGGGGCTGGCCGTTGAGGGATCCTTCAACGCTCATCGTTCAAATCCATTCCAGCCCATTGTGTTGGACTGAGTCTGGATTCGACGCAGGCTGCCCTGTGCTGGCTGCATTCAATCTTGCTTCCAATGTTCCGTTGTCGTTCCATGGAACCGATCGACCCTCTGTTGCTGAGTCTGTTCGCGGTTGGATTGGCTGCCAACATCACCGTGCTTGTCGTTTCGTTTCGCCAGATTGACCGAAACGAGAAGCAACGTTTACAGATCAATCGGATGCGGGGCCGGCTCAATAGGCTTCTGCAGCAACGTTCCTGACCTGTCCCGCGTGCTGCTTCTGTTTGTTGCCGGTGGTTTTCTAGCTCTTCTTGCACTAACGCAATATCTTGTTCGCCGCTCGATGGATGACGGGAAGGAACGCTGATCGTCAGCGTTTTGCGATGCCCCTGCCATTTCCGATCAGGCCTGCATCAATCACAAGACCGACCAGAACAATCAGCAATCCACTGAACGATTGCACTCCTCCAAATGAAAAGGTCGCCCAGCAGACGCCAAGTGTTGTTGTTGGTAGTAAAACAAATCCCAGAATTGGGATGATCGGATCGGGAATTGCCAGGGAAGCGAAGGGCTCAAGCACCACTTCAGGACTAAAAAGCCAGAGCAATACCATGATCAAACGCGGTGTGATTAGTCCAAGCGCGGCAAAAACAAACATCAGCTCGCACCGACGACTTCGAAGCTTCCTGAGCTTGTCACTGAGAGAAACAACCAGAGCTTTACATCATTCACTGCAATCTGGATCACAGGCCAGTTATCAATCTCTGGATTCATAGCAGCTGATCGGTTCATGTTTTTTAGGTGGCAAGCTCTTCTTGGGCTGTTTCAGTTGGGTTGTTTCAGTCAGGCCGCCTCACTCAGGCTGTCTCAGTCGACAGCGGACGAAATGCTGTTTCGCGTGTGAAGGCGCATGCAGTGATCAGGGTGCATAGTCCGCCGAAGGCCACCCATGCGCCGGGCAAAACAGGATTGCCGGACTGTGCAATCAACCAGGTTGCAATTAGTGGGGTAGTTCCGCCGAAATAACCTTCTGCAACATTGAATGCAA
Above is a window of Synechococcus sp. BIOS-U3-1 DNA encoding:
- a CDS encoding flotillin family protein; amino-acid sequence: MHNSLASEPVPIFAQRQPSSNPAAAVVTIGSAVFVAIVALTLISRWMIRICRPSEMLVVTGSRSNQGNQGVKGYRVVANGGCTFVKPILETARRMDATLLPVLVEVNNAYSKGGTPLNIQAIANVKVSTDPEIRNNAIERFLGRDNKEIVQVAKENLEGNLRSVLAQLTPEQVNEDRLRFAEQIADDVGEDLRRLGLQLDTLKIQSVYDDVDYLNSISRRRVAQIVRDAEIAEAEAIGQAERIEAEMEEVAEVVRTEADTVVIEKNNDVRTKVAQMEKQARSEEERTEAAEQEARARAEQQLQKVRAELERLRLKAEAVLPSKAQQKAQELRARGQAAATAEDVKASALVNDMLTQVWKDAGSTAELVFLLQQIEMVLEQATRLPAQLQLKRITALDGNDASSLASLVALNHKVVRQFFEQVKDILGVDLLGTLSSTGVK
- a CDS encoding chlorophyll a/b-binding protein, which translates into the protein MANQQADSKSAMEETFGMQTWVDGETWNGRLAMLGFVVAIVIEVAAGQSLLPKVW
- a CDS encoding YnfA family protein, whose amino-acid sequence is MSWTPQAIALSVLLFVAAGFLEVGGGWLVWQSVREGKNWAYAAFGVMALISYGFVPCLQPTSDFGRIYAIYGGYFIVLAFLWARQFDGYLPDLGDVIGVGIALLGVFVITLWPR
- a CDS encoding ferritin; translated protein: MTNSVTAQATIAVPVGPAGRAMAEPMSGDMLDLMQAHLNLERQSAAAYFAAAIWFAERELVGFAEHLRDEAKQEEQHAAKFADYLISRGQRPVLDTVEPPRQQWPDVEQVMANVFRLEADVTASVLQLYSTAEQDLDRRTSVFLDPIVDDQRLSEHEAAYLLGRVKFAANNPAAVMIIDAELREGDAKPAKLEG
- a CDS encoding flotillin family protein, which codes for MFFAVGLTGAAGLWAFVVLLRQLYYICQPSEVLIFAGLGKTTGDGRKVGYRTVRGGSALRIPVLEEVMRLDLSNMIIELRVENAYSKGGIPLNVAGVANIKISGDEPGIHNAIERLIGKSQDDIRHIAKETLEGNLRGVMASLTPEQLNEDKITFARTLLEEAEDDLQKLGLVLDTLQIQNISDDVRYLDSIGRKQLVELKRDSRIAEAEATSQSAVKQAENARITSLRRLDKELAVATANAQKRIKDALTRRDALIAEVDAQVGAELARAEAELPVQEERIKQVMQQLEADVIAPAESECETMMADAKGAAASIIEQGRSQAEGLQELVTSLKRSGSDAKRLFLLQKLEPLLTMLSDTVQPIEVEEVSLIGERDGQMNLSIATLLRQLQDSTGLRLPSTTDQGSTHQPSASGSDAASN
- a CDS encoding NfeD family protein, with protein sequence MTWTYLICLIAGGVLITLSIAGESDGILDGDAASGIAEGGNPAVLFSTSFWSFSLAGFGLCGLLLQLFAGTTASHFNLPIALLLGVSLGWCASLTLRFLARRDANTVVLAGDLIGLEAKVTLPVSESQRGFVETSVRGSLVRRAARSICGHLDRGQSVVILRCEGTTLIVDALDMVS
- a CDS encoding DUF1651 domain-containing protein, translating into MLDQCLNPFEPFNKPGGEGWLVNGDQQLLVQFKTDSSMTPGQWVELRTYTWVRPQPPVPQSRQKLSNQIASETWRHMVQVGWRRCAPPVR